Within the Arthrobacter caoxuetaonis genome, the region GCGCTGACGGCGCCGACGCCGGCCTTTGTGACAATCCAGGCGATCGTTCCGATAATTGCCAGGAACAGGCCGCCGGCGATCCAGAGGATCCGGTGGATGTCATCCAGGGTCTGCTGCATGGTGGAGAGGTCATAGATCAGGTAGAGCGCATATTCGGAGCGGTCCGGGGGCAGCGTGACCTTGGTGCCGAACGCCAATCCGGGTTCGCCGTAGGCAAGCGCCAGGGCGGACCAGTGAACGACGTCCTCGCCGTCCGGATCCATGGCGTTGATGGAATCGCTCAGCGGTGCCGGGATCCCGCTGGCAGTGATGCCGTCACCCAGCGGAGAAACGTAGAGGTTGTCCTGTCCGGGCAAGGGCGTCAGCAGGTAGCGGCGCGGGGTTTCGGCACCGCGTCCCTCGAGCAGGGAAAGCGTGTTGGACACCAGGCGTTCGGTGCCTTCGCGGTCCACGGCTGCGGTGGTCCGGAAGTTTTCCTTGACGCTGCTCAGGCCGGCAGTTGCTTCGGCACGGAACTGTGTCAGGCGCTCCTCATACAGGGCGCCGGCAATCTGGTGGGACAGGAAAGCCCCGATTCCGCCGGACGCCAGGGTCACCAGGAGCAGGGTCGCCAGGACGGTTTTGAACTGCAGCGACCGCCGCCACCGCACGGCAACCCGCGCCAGGGTTGCCCGGTAGGCGGATTCCGCCATTCGGCGCAGGGCAGCCGCGGCCCGGGCCCGGCGCTCCGCGCCAATCCATTGACCGGCCCATGAACCGGTCTTTTTGCCGTCGGCGGCGCCGGGCTCCGCCGGGGAGGCGGAGCTGGAACTAGTTCTGGCCGGCTTTGTAACCGACACCGCGCACCGTCAGGACAATTTCGGGCGCCTCAGGATCGCGCTCGATTTTGGAGCGCAGCCGCTGCACATGGACGTTGACCAGCCGGGTATCGGCCGCGTGGCGGTAGCCCCACACCTGTTCCAGCAGCATTTCCCGTGTGAAGACCTGCCAGGGTTTGCGCGCCAGCGCCACCAGCAGGTCGAATTCCAGCGGCGTCAGCGCAATCCGGTCGGTGCCGCGTGACACGGAGTGCCCTGCAACGTCGATGCTGATTTCGCCAATTGAAAGCGTCTCCGGCGACTTCGAATCGACCGGGCGCAGCCTGGCCCGGACGCGTGCCACGAGTTCGGCGGGCTTGAAGGGCTTCGGGACGTAGTCATCCGCCCCGGATTCAAGACCGCGGACGACGTCGGCGGTGTCGGATTTAGCGGTCAGCATCACGATGGGAAGGTCGGACTCCGCGCGGATCTGCCGGCAGACTTCGATGCCGTCAATACCGGGCAGCATCAGGTCCAGGAGCACCAGGTCGGGCTTGGTGCTGCGGAAGATTTCAAGGGCCTGCGCACCGTCGGAGCAGAAAACGGGATCGAACCCGTCGTTGCGCAGCACGATGCCGATCATTTCCGCCAGGGCTTCGTCGTCGTCTACGACCAGTATCCGTGCCTTCATGCTTTCCAGTTCCCCACTTACTTCCTGCCCCTGATGGGCAATCGACGCCTGCAGCCCGCGCCGGGCATGTCCGTTCCTTGCCCACTGCGGCAGCGGCCGTTAGGGCTTGCGCCGGCGCGCAGGCGGGGCACGCCGGAATGCCCATGTTATCCCTATCATCCCCGGCGGCATATTTTTGCAGCGGCCCGCCGGGTCCCGGGGAACGCGGACAGAAACTATAGTCGGACAAGGACAAACAACAGCAAGTGCGGACAAGGCGGGGGCCAGGCATGAGTCAGAACAATCACAACCAACCCGATCCGGGGGCGGGCGACGGTAGTTCCGACGCGTCGCAGCCACCCCTTCCGCCTACGGGTTCGCAGCAGCCGCAATGGGGTCAGCAGCCCCAATGGGGCCAGCAGCCTCCTTGGCCGCAGCCGCAGTGGGGACAGTATGCTCCCCCGCCCCAGCCCCAATGGGGCCAGCAGGCTCCCCCGCAGCAGCCTTGGGGCACGCCCCCTCCTCCAGGCGCCCCAGCGCCTGGCCAAAGTCCCTATGGCCCGGCCTTTCCCGGTCAGGCCGGCTACGGTCCCGGGCAGTACTCAGCACCGCCGAAACCCGGAGTCATTCCGCTGCGTCCGCTGGGTCTGGGCGAGATCATGGACGGTGCCTTCCAGGCATGCCGCCGCAATCCGGCGGCAACGTTCGGCACGGCCATCATCATCCAGGCCGTCATCGCTGTACTGAGCGTGGTCTTCGGCCAGTCCCTCATCGGTTCACTGGAGGTCCTGGACACGCAGGCGGAGCTCACCGACGCCCAGGCCATTTCGTTCGGGGCGTCTGTGCTGACCGGCGGCACCGTGCTGACCATCATCTCCGCGATCGGAATCCTGGCGATGCAGGGACTGCTCGTCATTCCTGTGGCCCGTGCGATCCTCAACCTCAAGACCGGCCTGGGGCAGACCTGGCGCCTGGCCAAGGGGTCCTACCTCCGCCTGGCGGGCATGGCCCTGCTCATGCTCGCTGCTTCCATCGCCGGGCTGGCAGCCTTCGTCTTCGCCGTCGTTTTCGTCATTGAGTTCCTGGGCACCTCCGGAGTCGTCCTCACGGTGCTGGGAGTCCTGGCGGTCATCGCCGTCTTCGCCTGGCTGACGGTCAAACTCGCCCTGGCACCCGCTGCCCTGGTCCTGGAACCGCGCGGGATTTTCGCCGCCGTGGGCCGGTCCTGGTCGCTGACCCGGGGCAACTGGTGGCGCACCTTCGGCATCCTGATCCTCACCAGCATCATCGTCTCCATCATCGTCTCCGTGATCAGCACGCCTATCACCATGCTGGTCACCCTGTTCGCCTCGTTCGGATCCGGCGATGCCGCCGGGGACGACCTCTCGACGATCCTGCCCGTCCTGGTCCTGACCACGGCCATCTCGGCGTTCTTCGGAGCAATCGGGTACGCCTTCCAAGCCGCCGTGACCTCCCTGTTGTACGTCGACCTCCGCATGCGCCGGGAAGGCTTCGACGTCGTGCTGATGCGGGAGCAGGAACACGCTGCGAGCGGGGATCCCGACGACGTTCCGGGCCGCGGCGGCCACGGCCAGTTCCCTGTTCCTCCGGGCCCGTGGCCCGGCGGACGAGCCGCCGGGTCCCGCTAGGCGCTCATGATTTTCCCCCTCTATCTCCGTTCCGCCGTGCCGTTTGACGTGCCGGTGGAACCCGACGACCGGCAAGCCCGCCAGTGGCTGGAAACCGAGCTCGCCCGACCCGAATACCAGGATGCCCGGCCGGGTTGGGCGGAGCAGTTGATCGCCGCTGTGTTGGAGTGGCTGGGCGACGTGCTTTCCGGCATCCAGGGCCTGGGGTCCGGCACCGGTGTCCTGCTGCTGGGTCTCGGCGCACTGGTGGTGCTGGCGTTTGCCGTGCTTGTCATTCGGCCGCGCCTGAACGCCCGGCGCAAGCCCCCGGAAGGAATCTTCGAAGACGCTGCCGCCGAGCAGGACGCCGCAGGACACCGGCAGCTTGCCGAGCACGCGGCTGCGGCCGGAGACTGGGACACCGCGCTTGCCGAACGTCTGCGGGCAGTCCTTCGCTCAGCCGAGGAGCGCGTCATCCTGGACCGCAGGCCGGGACGCACGGCCAGCGAAGCAGGAGCAGCCCTAAGCTCGGTTTTTCCGACCGCAGGGACCGATATTCGCTGGCTGAGCGCCCGCTTCGACGAGGTCAAGTACGGCGGCGCGCATGCCGGAGCAGCGGATTCCGAGCGGGCCGCCCGGCTCGACGCCGAGCTGCTGCGGACTGAACCTGTCCAGGCGCACCTCCGCACAGATCCGGCTTTGGCGGTGCCGAAATGAGCAGCACAGCACTCCCGCACAGCACGTCTGGCGGAACCGCTGCCCTCCCAGCACGGACACCGGGGAGCCTGCGGCGCAGGCTGCGGGCCTGGCGGGTCTGGATCATCCTTGCACTGGTCCTGGCGGGCGGAGTCGCGCTGAGCCTGCTGACCTCTGCGGGTGAGGACCGGATCCCGCTCTCAGCGGATAACCCCGCTCCGGACGGCGCCAAGGCGGCAGCGAGCGTGCTTCGTGCACAGGGTGTCGACGTCGTGGTCCCGGCGGACTACGACGCGGCCCTGGAAGCGCTGGAGTCCGGCGGAGCGACGCTCCTGCTCCTTGATCCGAACGAGTATCTGGACAGCGGCCAGCTCGGGCGCCTGGCCGGTGCTGCGGACAAAACTGTCCTGGTGGAGCCCACGTTCCTCCAGCTCGCGGAGCTGGCACCGGATGTTGCCCAGGCAGGACTGGTTCCCGAGACCCTGCTGGAATCCGGTTCCGCGCCGGCGGCGGACTGCTCTGCCCCTGCCGCAGCAGCGGCCGGGTCCGTTACTGCCGGGGGCCTGGCCTACCGCGGCCCTGTCACCTGTTTTCCGGTCACCGGGAGCAGCGAACCCGCTGCCGGGCTTTATGCTTCCTCCGCGGACGGATCGGACACCGTCTTCGGCTTCACCGGACTGCTCGCAAACGAAACGATCACCCGGGACGGCAACGCCGCCCTGGCGCTGCATGTCCTGGGAAGTACGGACACCCTGGTCTGGTACCTCCCGGTTCCGGCGGACATCCTGCCGGGCGCCGCTCCGGCAAACCCCTTTTCCCTGCTTCCTGCGTGGGTGGATCCGCTGCTCATCTGGACGCTCGTCGTCGCAGCGGCGGCTATCTTCTGGCGCGGGCGGCGGCTTGGGCCGCTGGCCCTGGAACCGATGCCGGTGGTGGTGCGCGCTGCTGAGACAGCGGACGGCAGGGCGCGCCTGTACCAGGACAGCCGTGCACTGGACCGAGCCGCGGCCAATCTTCGTGCGGCCACGCTCGTCCGGCTCGCCGCACGTCTGAGGCTCGGCCCGGGAAGCACCGCCGCCGCCGTCGTTGATGCCGCGGCGCGTTCAAGCGGACGCTCCGCCACCGATATCGATAACCTGCTCAACCGCCATGTACCTGCAACTGACCGTGACCTGGTGACCTGGTCCCAGGAACTTTTGGACCTAGAGGAAGCGATAACCGAACCATGACCCAGCAGTACTCCTCCCCCGCCGGCGGGGTCCAGCCAGGCAGCACCCTGGACGAAGAAGCCGAGAGTGCCCGCCGGGCGCTGCAGGCCGTCCGGCAGGAAGTGGCCAAGGCCGTCGTGGGGCAGGACGCCGCCGTGACAGGACTGATCATCGCGTTGCTGGCTCGCGGACACGTGCTGCTGGAGGGTGTGCCGGGCGTTGCCAAGACGCTGCTGGTCCGCACCCTCGCGGCCGCGCTGTCCCTTGAAACGAACCGGGTCCAGTTCACTCCGGACCTGATGCCCGGTGACGTCACCGGTTCGCTCATTTACGACGGCCGCTCGGCGGAGTTCAGCTTCCGCGAGGGACCCGTTTTCACGAATATCCTGCTCGCCGACGAAATCAACCGCACACCGCCCAAGACCCAGGCGTCCCTGCTGGAAGCGATGGAGGAACGCCAGGTCACCGTTGACGGCGTCTCCCGCGCGTTACCCGACCCGTTCATGGTCGCTGCAACGCAGAACCCGGTGGAATACGAGGGGACCTATCCGCTGCCCGAAGCCCAGCTGGACCGTTTCCTGCTGAAGATGACGTTGGACCTGCCCGGCAGGGACGACGAGATCGAAGTCATCCGCCGGCACGGAAGCGGGTTCGATCCCCGGAACCTTGGCGCAGCCGGCGTCCGGCCGGTAGCCGGCGAGACGGACCTCCGGCACGCCCGGGAAGCCGTTTCCCGGGTGGAGGTGGCACCTGAAGTCCTGGGCTACATCGTCGACCTGGTCCGGGCGACCCGTTCTGCGCCGTCGTTCCAGCTAGGTGTCTCTCCCCGCGGTGCGACGGCGCTGCTCAACACCGCCCGCGCCTGGGCCTGGCTCTCCGGCCGGACCTTCACGACGCCCGACGACGTCAAGGCCCTGACGCTGCCGGCCCTGCGGCACCGCGTGGCGCTGCGGCCCGAAGCGCAGATGGACGGAGTCAGCGTGGACGACGTGCTCGGGAGCATCCTCGCAACCGTCCCGGTACCCCGGTAGGCGGAGGCACCGTGGCTGTTTCAGGACGCTTTGTCCTCCTCGCCGCAGCGGGTGCAGTGGCCGTAGTCCTGTTTCCGGGCGCAGCCGCCATCTTCGGCTGGCTGGGAATCCTTGCCCTGGCTGCGGGCGCCGACCTGGCCCTGGCGGTGTCCCCGCGGAGCCTGCGGCTTCAGCGCGACGTGCCGGAGAGTTCCCGGCTCGGTGAGGAGGTGCGGACAGCCCTCACCGTGCACAACCTCTCCGGCCGCACGCTCCACGCGGTGCTGCGCGATGCCTGGCAGCCCTCCGCCGGAGCACGGGATTCAGTGCGCCGCCTGACGGTGCCGGCCCGGGAAGCCCGCCAAACGGCAGGCATCCTGAGGCCGGAACGGCGGGGCGAACTGCGCACCGCACACGTCACGGTCCGTTCCTTTGGCCCGCTGGGGCTGGCAGCGCGCCAGCGCACCATCCCCTACCCCGGATCACTGCGCGTGCTGCCCGCGTTCCACTCCAAACGCCACCTGCCCGCCAAGCTGCGCCGGCTGCGTGAGCTCGACGGAAACGCATCCGTGCAGCTTCGAGGAAACGGTACGGAATTCGATTCGCTGCGCGACTATGTGCGCGGTGATGACGTGCGCTCCATCGACTGGCGGGCGACGGCGAGGCGCCGGGACACGGTGGTGCGTACCTGGCGTCCGGAGCGGGACCGCCGGGTGATCATGGTGCTGGACACCTCGCGGACCTCGGCGGCCCGGATCCTTGATGAGCCCCGGCTCGACACCGGGATTGAGGCCGCGCTCCTGCTGGGGATGCTGGCCCGCGGGGGCGGCGACCGGGTCGATTTCCTGGCCCTCGACCGGCGGGTGCGGGCACGCGTGGACTCCACGGCCAAGGGAAACCTGCTCAGCCGGCTGGTCAACGCCATGGCTCCGCTGGAACCGGAACTGGTGGAGGCGGACCTCTCCCTGCTGCCCGGCGTCATCGCCTCCGTCTCCTCGCGCCGCTCCCTGGTAGTGCTCATCACCTCTTTGGATGCCGGCGCCGTGGAGGAGGGCCTGCTTCCGGTCCTCCCCCGGCTGCTGGCCCGGCATGTGGTGGTTATCGCCTCGGTGCGCGATCCTGCACTGGACGAACTGCGGGCCGCCCGGGGTTCAGCCGGCGATGTTTTCCGTGCAGCCGCGGCGGAACGGGCCCTGCTGGACCGGGCAGCTGTCACCGCACAGCTGAAGTCCATGGGAGCAGAAGTAGTGGATGAAACTCCCCATGAGCTTCCTCCGAAACTTGCGGACATGTATATCCGGCTCAAGGCTTCCGGGCGGCTCTAGCGGCGTAGGGTGGAGGCATGAGCGAAGGGTCCCTGTACCGCCGTGCGCTCGGCGCAGAATTCGACAAGCTCCAGCCGCAGCTGCAGGACTATTTCTCGCTACAGCCGGATGAGGGACGCTATGGGCTGGGGATTGGGACGTTCGAGGTCGCCGGCAGTCCACGCCCGGCGCTGCGTCCGCTCCTCTCAGCCCTGCCGGTGAGGAACGCGTTCTTTCCGGATTTCGGCCGGGATGTTCCGTTCACCATCCGCAACTATGCCCACCGCGACCCGTTCGGCCGCTCGTCGCTGACCGCTGTGCGCAGCTTCCGCTTCGACAGCGGAGAACGCATCTTTGAGGACACCACGTCGCTGACCTCCCCTGCCGGCCTCACGGACTATGTCGGGCGGCGCCGGAACCTCGCCACCGACCTGACACTGGCCGTCTCCGGGGACGGCAGGATGCACATGCATTCCCCGCATACCAGGCTGTTCCTCGGACGCCTGCGCATCCCCGTGCCGGTGCTGGCGGGCGCCGATGCCCACGCTGAGCAGTGGTGGGACGAGGACTTAGGCCGTTTCCGGATCCGCACGCTGGTCCGGCAGCGGCAGCTCGGCACCGTCTTTGTCTACGACGGCAGCTTTACCTACGGGTACCGGGAGTTCGACGGCGTGCTGCCGCCGGACGTGGAACCGGAAAAGTGGGAGAGACGGCTCTAGGCGGCTTAGCTTTCCGCCGCCAGCTGGTCCAGGGCCGAGGCAGTCTGGGTCAGACGTTCCAGCACCCGCCGTGCCGCCGGCGGAGCCAGCTCTGCCAGCTCGCCGTCCGGCATGATCCGAAGGGCGGCAAGATCGCGCAGCGGCAGGCCCACCCGGGTCCAGCCGCGCGTAATGTCCTCCACCAGTGCCGTGACCTGCCTGGGTTCGGCGCCCGGAGCCGGCAGCGGGAGCGCACCGAGCCAGATCTGCTTTCCGGCTTCAACGGCTTCGGCTATGCCTTCCC harbors:
- a CDS encoding DUF4129 domain-containing protein; translated protein: MIFPLYLRSAVPFDVPVEPDDRQARQWLETELARPEYQDARPGWAEQLIAAVLEWLGDVLSGIQGLGSGTGVLLLGLGALVVLAFAVLVIRPRLNARRKPPEGIFEDAAAEQDAAGHRQLAEHAAAAGDWDTALAERLRAVLRSAEERVILDRRPGRTASEAGAALSSVFPTAGTDIRWLSARFDEVKYGGAHAGAADSERAARLDAELLRTEPVQAHLRTDPALAVPK
- a CDS encoding DUF4166 domain-containing protein is translated as MSEGSLYRRALGAEFDKLQPQLQDYFSLQPDEGRYGLGIGTFEVAGSPRPALRPLLSALPVRNAFFPDFGRDVPFTIRNYAHRDPFGRSSLTAVRSFRFDSGERIFEDTTSLTSPAGLTDYVGRRRNLATDLTLAVSGDGRMHMHSPHTRLFLGRLRIPVPVLAGADAHAEQWWDEDLGRFRIRTLVRQRQLGTVFVYDGSFTYGYREFDGVLPPDVEPEKWERRL
- a CDS encoding AAA family ATPase; the encoded protein is MTQQYSSPAGGVQPGSTLDEEAESARRALQAVRQEVAKAVVGQDAAVTGLIIALLARGHVLLEGVPGVAKTLLVRTLAAALSLETNRVQFTPDLMPGDVTGSLIYDGRSAEFSFREGPVFTNILLADEINRTPPKTQASLLEAMEERQVTVDGVSRALPDPFMVAATQNPVEYEGTYPLPEAQLDRFLLKMTLDLPGRDDEIEVIRRHGSGFDPRNLGAAGVRPVAGETDLRHAREAVSRVEVAPEVLGYIVDLVRATRSAPSFQLGVSPRGATALLNTARAWAWLSGRTFTTPDDVKALTLPALRHRVALRPEAQMDGVSVDDVLGSILATVPVPR
- a CDS encoding glycerophosphoryl diester phosphodiesterase membrane domain-containing protein gives rise to the protein MDGAFQACRRNPAATFGTAIIIQAVIAVLSVVFGQSLIGSLEVLDTQAELTDAQAISFGASVLTGGTVLTIISAIGILAMQGLLVIPVARAILNLKTGLGQTWRLAKGSYLRLAGMALLMLAASIAGLAAFVFAVVFVIEFLGTSGVVLTVLGVLAVIAVFAWLTVKLALAPAALVLEPRGIFAAVGRSWSLTRGNWWRTFGILILTSIIVSIIVSVISTPITMLVTLFASFGSGDAAGDDLSTILPVLVLTTAISAFFGAIGYAFQAAVTSLLYVDLRMRREGFDVVLMREQEHAASGDPDDVPGRGGHGQFPVPPGPWPGGRAAGSR
- the mtrA gene encoding MtrAB system response regulator MtrA, with amino-acid sequence MKARILVVDDDEALAEMIGIVLRNDGFDPVFCSDGAQALEIFRSTKPDLVLLDLMLPGIDGIEVCRQIRAESDLPIVMLTAKSDTADVVRGLESGADDYVPKPFKPAELVARVRARLRPVDSKSPETLSIGEISIDVAGHSVSRGTDRIALTPLEFDLLVALARKPWQVFTREMLLEQVWGYRHAADTRLVNVHVQRLRSKIERDPEAPEIVLTVRGVGYKAGQN
- a CDS encoding DUF58 domain-containing protein, whose product is MAVSGRFVLLAAAGAVAVVLFPGAAAIFGWLGILALAAGADLALAVSPRSLRLQRDVPESSRLGEEVRTALTVHNLSGRTLHAVLRDAWQPSAGARDSVRRLTVPAREARQTAGILRPERRGELRTAHVTVRSFGPLGLAARQRTIPYPGSLRVLPAFHSKRHLPAKLRRLRELDGNASVQLRGNGTEFDSLRDYVRGDDVRSIDWRATARRRDTVVRTWRPERDRRVIMVLDTSRTSAARILDEPRLDTGIEAALLLGMLARGGGDRVDFLALDRRVRARVDSTAKGNLLSRLVNAMAPLEPELVEADLSLLPGVIASVSSRRSLVVLITSLDAGAVEEGLLPVLPRLLARHVVVIASVRDPALDELRAARGSAGDVFRAAAAERALLDRAAVTAQLKSMGAEVVDETPHELPPKLADMYIRLKASGRL
- a CDS encoding DUF4350 domain-containing protein, with the protein product MSSTALPHSTSGGTAALPARTPGSLRRRLRAWRVWIILALVLAGGVALSLLTSAGEDRIPLSADNPAPDGAKAAASVLRAQGVDVVVPADYDAALEALESGGATLLLLDPNEYLDSGQLGRLAGAADKTVLVEPTFLQLAELAPDVAQAGLVPETLLESGSAPAADCSAPAAAAAGSVTAGGLAYRGPVTCFPVTGSSEPAAGLYASSADGSDTVFGFTGLLANETITRDGNAALALHVLGSTDTLVWYLPVPADILPGAAPANPFSLLPAWVDPLLIWTLVVAAAAIFWRGRRLGPLALEPMPVVVRAAETADGRARLYQDSRALDRAAANLRAATLVRLAARLRLGPGSTAAAVVDAAARSSGRSATDIDNLLNRHVPATDRDLVTWSQELLDLEEAITEP